Proteins found in one Primulina eburnea isolate SZY01 chromosome 16, ASM2296580v1, whole genome shotgun sequence genomic segment:
- the LOC140817210 gene encoding putative kinase-like protein TMKL1, with amino-acid sequence MEHKHELILIIGVPSLTFFTILVFAIICSRRRRRRRRRERSGTRDIEAAFECKEVDGVVHTEDLIKFQGGKDLIVQEILDAPGEVIGKSSYGTLYRATLVNSNTPTLLLRFLRPTCTLRMKEVVPIVEFLGSVRHPNLVPLNAFYAGSRGEKLMVHPFYGSGNLAQFIRDSNSEAHKWPIIGRIAMGIARGIHHLHTSSERPIIHGNLKSKNILLDSHYRPYISDFGLYNLLNPTAAQQMLEASAFQGYKAPELMKMKDVCEDSDIYSFGAILLELLTGKESLDDNPNPDQDFYLPSAMRSAILDDRIMELYHPDFLLGLSNDQRVAVEHSILGFSQLAMACCSPSRLLRPDIKEVLNKLEDILQ; translated from the exons ATGGAACATAAGCATGAGTTGATCTTAATCATAGGAGTACCATCACTAACTTTCTTCACGATTCTAGTTTTTGCAATCATTTGttcgaggaggaggaggaggagaagaagaagagaaagaaGTGGTACAAGAGATATAGAAGCTGCTTTTGAGTGTAAAGAAGTAGATGGGGTGGTGCATACAGAGGATTTGATCAAGTTTCAAGGTGGGAAAGATCTAATTGTACAAGAAATTCTTGATGCCCCTGGTGAGGTTATAGGAAAATCTAGCTATGGGACTCTGTACAGGGCTACTTTGGTCAATTCAAATACGCCAACATTGCTGCTCAGATTCTTGAGGCCTACTTGTACTTTGAGGATGAAAGAGGTTGTACCGATAGTAGAGTTTTTGGGGTCCGTTAGGCATCCAAATTTGGTACCTTTGAATGCATTTTATGCAGGGTCCAGAGGGGAGAAACTGATGGTTCATCCATTTTATGGTTCTGGAAATTTGGCTCAATTCATCAGAG ATAGTAACAGCGAGGCTCACAAATGGCCCATCATAGGCAGAATCGCTATGGGGATCGCTAGAGGAATTCATCATCTTCATACGTCTTCTGAAAGGCCCATTATCCATGGAAATCTCAAGTCAAAGAATATACTTTTGGATAGCCATTACAGACCATACATTTCGGATTTTGGCCTATACAATCTCTTGAATCCAACTGCTGCTCAGCAAATGCTTGAAGCTTCTGCATTTCAGGGGTATAAGGCCCCTGAGTTGATGAAAATGAAAGATGTCTGCGAAGATAGTGATATATACAGTTTTGGGGCCATACTTCTTGAGTTACTGACTGGAAAAGAATCGTTGGATGATAACCCTAACCCTGATCAAGACTTTTATTTGCCAAGTGCTATGAGAAGTGCCATTCTTGATGACCGTATCATGGAGTTGTATCATCCGGACTTTCTTCTTGGCCTAAGCAATGATCAAAGGGTAGCTGTCGAACATTCCATTCTTGGGTTTTCTCAACTCGCGATGGCTTGTTGTTCACCCTCGCGTCTCCTCCGACCGGACATAAAGGAAGTCCTCAACAAACTAGAAGATATCTTGCAGTAA